In Pseudoliparis swirei isolate HS2019 ecotype Mariana Trench chromosome 9, NWPU_hadal_v1, whole genome shotgun sequence, a genomic segment contains:
- the zgc:113278 gene encoding translocating chain-associated membrane protein 1-like 1-like, which yields MGFRKKSKSPPVLSHEFVIQNHADMVSCLAMVILLGLMFEVTAKFAIMFITVQYNVTQVLDERSDPVNLYQYGPKDVTTVFFYLLIAVILHALIQEYVLDKMNRRLHLSKTKHSKFNESGQLAAFYLFSFMWGCSILTAEDFVTNPTFLWEGYPHTHMVFQVKFFYICQIAYWLHALPELYFQKVRKEDIPRQLYYICLYVVHITGAYVLNLHRLGLVLLVPHYLVELLFHASRLFYFSDENKQKGFTLWALLFVIARLLTLTLSVLTFGFGLPRTENQGFSLAGGNFNVLTVRMSCLAAICLTQAWMMWKFINFQLKKWREHSQNQASKKKAVSPKSKPHKKEPARGGAANGVVKSEDKTSARERKAKAS from the exons ATGGGGTTCCGCAAGAAGAGCAAGAGCCCTCCGGTGCTGAGCCACGAGTTCGTCATCCAGAACCACGCCGACATGGTGTCGTGCTTGGCCATGGTTATCCTCCTCGGCCTGATGTTCGAG gtcaCAGCCAAGTTCGCCATCATGTTCATCACAGTCCAGTACAACGTAACACAAGTTCTTG ACGAGAGAAGCGATCCGGTGAACCTCTACCAGTACGGCCCTAAAGACGTGACCACTGTGTTTTTCTACCTTCTCATCGCGGTCATCCTTCACGCCTTGATACAAGAATATGTTCTCGAC aAAATGAACAGGCGGTTGCACCTGTCTAAAACCAAACACAGCAAGTTCAACGAGTCCGGCCAGCTGGCGGCGTTCTACCTGTTCTCGTTCATGTGGGGCTGCAGCATCCTCACGGCG GAGGACTTTGTGACAAATCCTACTTTCCTGTGGGAAggttacccacacacacacatggt CTTTCAGGTCAAGTTCTTCTACATTTGCCAGATTGCTTATTGGCTCCATGCACTTCCTGAGCTGTACTTTCAAAAAGTACGCAAG GAGGACATCCCCCGTCAGCTCTATTACATTTGCCTCTACGTCGTCCACATCACGGGTGCCTACGTCTTAAA CCTCCACCGACTGGGCCTGGTGCTGCTGGTCCCTCACTACCTGGTGGAGCTCCTGTTCCACGCGTCACGCCTCTTCTACTTCAGTGACGAGAACAAGCAGAAAGG tTTTACTCTGTGGGCGCTCCTCTTCGTCATCGCccgcctcctcaccctcaccctctcGGTCCTGACGTTTGGCTTCGGGCTGCCCCGGACAGAGAACCAGGGCTTTTCCCTCGCGGGAGGCAACTTCAATGTGCTCACCGTAAG GATGTCCTGTCTGGCAGCCATCTGCCTGACCCAGGCTTGGATGATGTGGAAATTCATTAACTTCCAGTTGAAGAAGTGGCGGGAGCACAGCCAGAACCAGGCCTCCAAGAAGAAGGCGGTGAGCCCGAAGAGCAAGCCTCACAAAAAGGAGCCGGCGAGGG gaggcGCTGCCAACGGGGTTGTGAAGTCCGAGGATAAAACATCAGCACGGGAAAGAAAAGCCAAAGCTTCGTAG